The following are encoded together in the Haliscomenobacter hydrossis DSM 1100 genome:
- a CDS encoding TerB family tellurite resistance protein — protein sequence MNIVNFDKLLLKTAFCCMASDGHIDAREIALIQSMCQTSPLFKDFNFQDEINLLLTKINTSGKEFIQYYFDLLNETELTEQEELTLIDFAIQTINADEQIEYSEIKFFKNIRHRLKISDEHILKAFPTIELFLEEDIVTESFLDKITRQYLESTDFPQFELLTLDMDANSSNISGKVGE from the coding sequence ATGAATATTGTAAATTTCGACAAATTGCTGCTTAAAACAGCATTTTGCTGTATGGCATCAGATGGGCATATTGACGCCAGAGAAATTGCACTTATCCAATCAATGTGTCAAACCTCACCATTGTTTAAAGATTTCAACTTTCAAGATGAAATCAACCTTCTTTTAACAAAAATCAATACGAGTGGTAAAGAGTTCATTCAGTATTATTTTGATTTACTCAACGAAACCGAATTGACTGAGCAAGAAGAACTCACTTTAATTGATTTCGCCATTCAAACAATAAACGCGGATGAGCAAATAGAATATTCTGAAATTAAATTTTTTAAGAATATCAGACATAGGCTAAAAATATCCGATGAGCATATTTTGAAAGCTTTCCCAACTATTGAATTGTTTTTGGAAGAGGACATCGTTACTGAATCCTTCCTAGACAAAATAACTAGGCAATATCTTGAGTCTACTGATTTTCCACAGTTTGAGTTGTTAACTTTAGACATGGATGCAAATTCAAGTAACATTTCAGGTAAAGTAGGTGAATAA